A section of the Arcobacter roscoffensis genome encodes:
- a CDS encoding glutamate mutase L, producing MSQVKQNTNDKLLIDVGSTYFKLSTTKGVEQHFRDFNKDIYDDLTYKCGETINNYKKEDVFICSSANGGLSTLIIGVTNSFSLKYATNIAFNSGINIIDTVLYKDIEETSIPSELIDVVIVVGGIDSVSGMFDEKLFKFLNDVNYSNIVFVGSSKDAPYLSENIENLSVLPNIITNKLHVEEENLKEYLTNLYQADIMGKEDIKHLYDITSNQIYSTPYIVNKTLPQIGSKFTVADPYILIDIGGATTDIHYSKDLVDENMVTENEYDRLVFKKLGVYKSKESLIFAAKNNEFVYELLAHLKVTENILEEQSPKATVILMQLAIFLVLCKVSTYVNSYVNIKLLVLNSIVFTGGITKVLKPKEIEDIVSFFYQKILNSEHNPNVVMDNNYDIWTLGVNEKK from the coding sequence ATGAGCCAAGTAAAGCAAAATACAAATGATAAACTTTTAATCGATGTTGGAAGTACTTATTTTAAACTAAGTACTACAAAGGGTGTGGAACAACACTTTAGAGATTTTAATAAAGATATTTATGATGATTTAACTTATAAGTGTGGTGAAACAATTAATAATTATAAAAAAGAAGATGTATTTATTTGTTCTTCTGCAAACGGTGGTTTAAGTACACTTATTATTGGAGTTACAAACTCTTTTTCACTAAAGTATGCTACAAATATCGCTTTTAATTCAGGTATTAATATCATTGATACAGTGCTTTATAAAGATATTGAAGAAACATCAATACCAAGTGAATTAATAGATGTTGTTATAGTTGTTGGTGGAATTGATTCTGTAAGTGGTATGTTTGATGAAAAACTATTTAAATTTTTAAATGATGTAAACTACTCAAATATTGTTTTTGTAGGAAGTAGTAAAGATGCACCTTATTTAAGTGAAAACATTGAAAACTTAAGTGTTTTACCAAATATTATTACAAATAAACTTCATGTTGAAGAAGAGAATTTAAAAGAGTATTTAACAAACCTTTATCAAGCTGATATTATGGGTAAAGAAGACATCAAACACTTATATGATATTACTTCAAATCAAATCTACTCAACACCATATATTGTAAATAAAACTCTTCCTCAAATAGGAAGTAAGTTTACAGTTGCAGACCCATATATCCTAATAGATATTGGTGGGGCTACTACTGATATTCACTACTCAAAAGATTTAGTAGATGAAAATATGGTTACCGAAAATGAGTATGATAGACTTGTATTTAAAAAACTAGGTGTTTACAAATCAAAAGAATCACTAATCTTTGCAGCTAAAAACAATGAGTTTGTTTATGAGTTACTTGCGCACTTAAAAGTTACAGAAAACATCCTTGAAGAGCAAAGTCCTAAAGCAACAGTTATTTTAATGCAATTAGCAATATTCTTAGTTTTATGTAAGGTATCAACTTATGTAAACTCATATGTAAATATCAAACTTTTAGTTTTAAACTCTATAGTCTTTACAGGTGGTATTACTAAGGTTTTAAAGCCGAAAGAAATTGAAGATATTGTATCATTTTTCTATCAAAAAATACTAAACTCTGAGCATAATCCAAATGTAGTTATGGATAACAACTATGATATTTGGACACTTGGCGTAAATGAAAAAAAATAA
- a CDS encoding methylaspartate mutase translates to MSLLQEERNIILNNEHVDNFDFAEVEDFVKNASKDLFISHNFKTKNKMLVQPRGGFPTYDKMFALYEFFDKADVDVLPCTVDSNTRLNDYETAKKMLRLSEENEVDMLNGYPLVTHGYRTSRKMMTHFNKPISLRHGTPDARLLIETAIASGIFEIEGGPITYLLPYSKNFPLDKAFLYWKYVERVCAKYSVLNEPINRESFGPLTATLVPPCITIVIQLLEMLLSLEEGVKSFSVSFSQTGSMNQDIVMGAVIKKLAKHYANEINCGDADIHLVYHQWMGAFPMDSNYASELISMSTVIAAMVGANKLITKTNQEASGIPTKEANAETVANTQYLLRILNGLPNVVDQEEEENLTAEVMAIMEAVFNDPADTLWRKVFNSIKNGTIDVPFSPHIINNNEMITIRDKNKNIRIIKRGKVPIPDKCFEYEKAQCDLKKDTTSIVNDIIHDIGIMQ, encoded by the coding sequence ATGAGTTTATTACAAGAAGAAAGAAATATTATATTAAATAATGAGCATGTAGATAACTTTGATTTTGCAGAAGTTGAAGATTTTGTAAAAAATGCTTCAAAAGATCTTTTTATCTCTCATAATTTTAAAACAAAAAATAAAATGTTGGTACAACCAAGAGGTGGATTTCCAACATATGACAAAATGTTTGCTTTATATGAGTTTTTTGATAAGGCTGACGTTGATGTTCTTCCATGTACAGTTGATTCAAATACAAGACTAAATGACTATGAAACAGCAAAAAAGATGCTAAGACTTAGTGAAGAAAATGAAGTTGATATGTTAAATGGTTATCCATTAGTAACACATGGATACAGAACATCAAGAAAAATGATGACTCATTTTAACAAACCTATTTCATTAAGACACGGTACTCCTGATGCAAGACTTTTAATAGAAACTGCAATAGCATCTGGTATTTTTGAGATTGAGGGAGGACCTATTACATACCTTCTTCCTTACTCTAAGAACTTCCCACTTGATAAGGCATTTTTATATTGGAAATATGTAGAGAGAGTTTGTGCGAAATATTCAGTTTTAAATGAACCTATAAATAGAGAGTCATTTGGACCTTTAACAGCTACTTTAGTTCCACCTTGTATTACTATCGTAATTCAGTTATTAGAGATGTTATTATCACTTGAAGAGGGAGTAAAATCTTTCTCTGTATCATTCTCTCAAACTGGTTCTATGAATCAAGATATTGTAATGGGTGCAGTTATCAAAAAACTTGCAAAGCATTATGCAAATGAGATTAACTGTGGTGATGCTGATATTCACTTAGTATATCATCAATGGATGGGTGCTTTCCCTATGGACTCTAACTACGCATCTGAACTTATTTCTATGAGTACAGTTATTGCTGCAATGGTTGGAGCTAATAAGCTTATTACAAAAACAAATCAAGAAGCTTCAGGTATTCCTACAAAAGAAGCAAATGCTGAAACAGTAGCAAATACACAATATCTTCTTAGAATTTTAAATGGTCTTCCAAATGTAGTTGATCAAGAAGAGGAAGAGAACTTAACAGCAGAAGTTATGGCTATTATGGAAGCTGTATTCAATGACCCTGCTGATACTTTATGGAGAAAAGTATTTAACTCTATTAAAAATGGAACTATTGATGTTCCATTCTCTCCTCATATTATCAATAACAATGAAATGATTACAATTAGAGATAAAAACAAGAATATTAGAATCATAAAAAGAGGAAAAGTTCCAATTCCAGATAAGTGTTTTGAGTATGAAAAAGCTCAATGTGACTTAAAAAAAGATACTACATCAATAGTAAATGATATTATCCATGATATAGGAATTATGCAATGA
- a CDS encoding DMT family transporter, with the protein MNTLHVKAHILIIIATILVAGSFIVTQKLAGLISPFSLILLRFLASAVILSPLILVRRKYREKIISTMPRALIISFFYAGYFVLMFIALETTTALNTGALYTLVPLITAIFCIFIFKDKITFTQWLVYILGIIGTLGVVFKANFDLFLSFALNSGDLIYLVGILFMTLYSICMKILYKDDDPILLVFCTLVGGALWMAVILLFTAEPLNWSVIKGDMFFYMVYLVVATTIITLYLYQKATIILGPKSVMSYIYLTPAIIAVFVYFFDGVTISVPVMLAIFISMLATLILQFKIKN; encoded by the coding sequence TTGAATACTTTGCATGTAAAAGCACATATTTTAATAATAATAGCAACTATTCTTGTAGCAGGATCTTTTATAGTAACTCAGAAACTTGCAGGTTTAATCAGTCCCTTTTCACTAATACTTTTAAGATTTTTAGCCTCCGCAGTTATCTTATCTCCACTTATACTTGTAAGAAGAAAATATAGAGAAAAGATAATCTCTACCATGCCAAGAGCTTTAATTATAAGCTTTTTTTATGCAGGTTATTTTGTATTGATGTTTATAGCTTTGGAGACAACTACAGCTTTAAATACAGGGGCTTTGTATACTTTAGTTCCTTTAATAACAGCGATATTTTGTATTTTTATTTTTAAGGATAAGATTACTTTTACTCAATGGCTTGTATATATTTTGGGAATTATTGGAACTTTAGGTGTTGTATTTAAAGCAAATTTTGATTTGTTTTTATCTTTTGCCTTAAATAGTGGAGATTTAATCTATCTTGTGGGCATTTTATTTATGACTCTTTATTCTATTTGTATGAAGATTTTATACAAAGATGATGATCCGATTCTTTTAGTGTTTTGTACCCTAGTTGGTGGTGCTTTATGGATGGCTGTGATTTTGCTATTTACAGCAGAGCCTTTAAACTGGTCTGTAATAAAAGGGGATATGTTCTTTTATATGGTTTATTTAGTAGTTGCAACAACAATTATAACTTTGTACTTATATCAAAAAGCAACTATTATTTTAGGTCCTAAAAGTGTGATGTCATATATTTATTTAACACCTGCAATAATTGCAGTGTTTGTGTATTTCTTTGATGGAGTTACTATATCAGTACCTGTAATGCTTGCTATATTTATATCAATGTTAGCAACTTTAATACTGCAATTTAAAATCAAAAATTAG
- a CDS encoding RraA family protein: MGFFTADLCDEHSEKTEVLGPNFKSYGGSKKFRGTAITFKLDKNNKDLAKFLKENKGEGKVVVVDVEEKYYAVVGDNLMKFADDNHFEGLIVNGYVRDTVTTKEFQTGLLAKGTCPRKYIPVQDAQMNVALTIDGVTINEGDYIYVDPDGVVVSKESLV; encoded by the coding sequence ATGGGATTTTTTACAGCAGATTTATGTGATGAGCACAGCGAGAAAACGGAGGTTTTAGGACCAAACTTTAAATCATATGGGGGAAGTAAAAAATTCAGAGGCACAGCTATTACTTTTAAACTAGATAAAAACAACAAAGATTTAGCTAAGTTTTTAAAAGAAAATAAGGGTGAAGGAAAAGTAGTAGTTGTAGATGTTGAAGAAAAATACTATGCAGTTGTTGGTGATAACTTAATGAAGTTCGCAGACGACAATCACTTTGAAGGGCTTATTGTAAATGGTTATGTAAGAGATACTGTTACAACAAAAGAGTTTCAAACAGGACTTTTAGCAAAAGGAACTTGTCCTAGAAAATATATACCAGTTCAAGACGCTCAAATGAATGTAGCTCTTACAATTGATGGTGTAACAATCAATGAAGGTGATTATATTTATGTTGATCCTGATGGTGTAGTTGTTTCAAAAGAGAGTTTAGTGTAA
- a CDS encoding tetratricopeptide repeat protein: MSNLSKIILLAFSILFFSGCATKITVKSLHPSKIKDEKIHTVFVDRFFNDNINQTSQIEERLSSAYIKNKKLFRLKTNSFNTDAIITGEVLESSLNYHIYYEEEFNKKRCLTYEVDKKTKKRTCIQYIKKLIPCEKRDYKVKTKIDIIKTSANEILFSKVYTKTKFEDECYRHKSYPYYSDFHRNKKSINSNLAKSIAQNFLQDISPHYNYYTIEVIDEITSLELTNQQKDKFDEILELIENANYSIAKKELENLNKELNFKSWEVLYNLGLIYEKFENLKTAQDLYLEARQNSIDNESLAIIQASLNRVNRNLSEKIKAISQLP, from the coding sequence ATGAGTAATCTTTCAAAAATAATCTTATTGGCTTTTAGCATTTTATTTTTTAGTGGCTGTGCTACAAAAATCACAGTAAAATCCCTTCATCCCTCAAAGATAAAAGATGAAAAAATACATACAGTTTTTGTTGATAGATTTTTCAATGACAATATAAATCAAACTTCACAAATAGAAGAGAGATTATCCTCAGCTTATATAAAAAACAAAAAACTATTTAGACTTAAAACAAATAGCTTTAATACAGATGCAATTATTACAGGAGAAGTTTTAGAATCTTCACTAAACTATCACATATATTATGAAGAAGAGTTCAATAAAAAAAGATGTTTAACTTATGAAGTTGATAAAAAAACAAAAAAAAGAACTTGCATACAGTACATAAAAAAGCTTATTCCATGTGAGAAAAGAGACTACAAAGTAAAAACAAAAATTGATATAATAAAAACATCAGCAAATGAAATACTTTTTTCAAAAGTCTATACAAAAACAAAGTTTGAAGATGAATGTTATAGACATAAATCTTACCCTTACTATTCAGATTTTCATAGAAACAAAAAGAGTATAAATTCAAACCTTGCAAAAAGTATAGCTCAAAATTTTTTACAAGACATATCTCCTCATTACAACTACTATACTATTGAAGTAATAGATGAAATAACTAGTTTAGAATTAACAAATCAACAAAAAGATAAATTTGATGAGATTTTAGAGTTAATAGAAAATGCAAACTATAGTATTGCAAAAAAAGAACTTGAAAATTTAAATAAAGAATTAAACTTCAAAAGTTGGGAAGTTTTATATAATCTTGGATTAATTTATGAAAAATTTGAAAATCTTAAAACTGCTCAAGATTTATATCTTGAAGCAAGGCAAAATAGTATTGATAATGAAAGTTTAGCCATAATTCAAGCTTCACTAAATAGAGTAAATAGAAACTTAAGTGAGAAAATAAAAGCAATATCTCAATTGCCTTAA
- a CDS encoding thioredoxin domain-containing protein, with protein sequence MQNKKVVIILVVALLAIFFVSGYVYNNMQKQKELEKVQNNNTSLVRPHSYIDGKKDAKVELVEFLDPACGTCALFHPYVKEIKKQNGDDIKIVYRYAPFHEGSDKVVKLLEAAKEQGKFNELLELLFVTQKYWVKHHVVQYDIVEKIAEKSGLIDMVVAKEFVKNPKLDEIIKQDLADAKALGANKTPSFFVNSKPLEDFGLEQLIELINSEL encoded by the coding sequence ATGCAAAATAAAAAAGTTGTAATTATTTTAGTTGTTGCTTTATTAGCAATATTTTTCGTTTCTGGATATGTTTACAATAATATGCAAAAACAAAAAGAGCTTGAAAAAGTTCAAAACAATAACACTTCTTTAGTTAGACCTCACTCATATATAGATGGTAAAAAAGATGCTAAAGTTGAGTTAGTAGAATTTTTAGATCCTGCTTGTGGTACTTGTGCTTTATTTCATCCTTACGTAAAAGAGATAAAAAAACAAAACGGTGATGATATAAAAATTGTATATAGATATGCACCTTTTCATGAGGGCTCTGATAAAGTTGTAAAACTATTAGAAGCTGCAAAAGAGCAAGGAAAGTTTAATGAGCTTTTAGAACTTCTTTTTGTAACTCAAAAATACTGGGTAAAACACCATGTAGTTCAATATGATATAGTTGAAAAAATAGCTGAAAAATCTGGACTTATTGATATGGTAGTAGCAAAAGAGTTTGTAAAAAATCCTAAACTTGATGAAATAATCAAACAAGACTTAGCGGATGCAAAAGCCTTAGGAGCAAATAAAACTCCATCATTTTTTGTAAACTCTAAACCTTTAGAAGATTTTGGGCTAGAACAGTTAATTGAGCTAATTAACTCAGAACTTTAA
- the glmS gene encoding methylaspartate mutase subunit S, with product MKVVTGVVGNDIHVVANRLIDLSLQARGFEVFNLGVNTYLEEFIDAVIETNADILLISSLNGEAEGWARELKILKSKYGNLLDDVVFMIGGNLVVGTGSADDIVPRFKNYGFDLVFHQVDLNTGLDELEKFMEGRKN from the coding sequence ATGAAAGTAGTAACTGGCGTAGTTGGAAACGACATCCACGTAGTAGCAAACAGACTAATTGACCTTTCACTTCAAGCAAGAGGCTTTGAGGTATTTAACCTTGGAGTTAACACTTACTTAGAAGAGTTTATTGATGCAGTAATTGAAACAAATGCAGATATATTATTAATCTCATCATTAAACGGTGAAGCTGAGGGTTGGGCAAGAGAACTTAAGATTTTAAAATCAAAGTATGGAAATCTTTTAGATGATGTAGTATTTATGATTGGTGGTAACTTAGTAGTTGGAACAGGAAGTGCAGATGATATTGTTCCAAGATTTAAAAACTATGGTTTTGATTTAGTATTCCACCAAGTGGATTTAAATACTGGTTTAGATGAATTAGAAAAATTCATGGAAGGTAGAAAAAACTAA
- a CDS encoding tetratricopeptide repeat protein, which translates to MAQNCCTIFTSKLCETKRKNLEENIITKNNNELHITFCEGDTLEKFEEDLNTLTGNSFLYFLKKRVSSTFISVISVVVIMFALISASIYEDLLKKIIFELPFEWELTDTISFVFVVIFFLGLMMMPSILDGEGSEFKNILASWFNKDIKKLKRLRLAFSQFDKKTPIHIYNMDLADKNHWVFRLLLKILTKRFSNLNLYIRNDQIKSIEKRLKSLDILNMEVIKSKAKEDTCDIDFLLSSKEQKLYSLMQLSSTNIIKRKDKKIFVSLELFEYCGRNFFENEKSSSTQLISGFQNFVNRSFDDFRFVAQEKSMQIYFTSQANIKELEDEQRRLSYYLRNHIEECVEYFDNPISLLILYYYVRDVVLDEKRTIAILEKFILSVYKKQQYELIDEFWFQIAGQMFDPLDINSFEMSSNSYYRKLSIESLNKLIFLFERNGHFEQALLLAKYLYEINPNKYSVSICSLYERTGQFDKAYNSLPKSLNVGKNKKPSDIEVRYFQRKAWIVVSQRKDEIKQEGLDSLQSLHELIFSHNDDNEPLWLWHYYNIKANYAEWNEDYEGAISNYKKCLSIPALGAFEYGATFVNMAIAYRFMYLTNDKQNFDNINKSIELGKLGVLLKESVGDRDEMPVVLHNQALNVLYKMIYSDIDKKVLEEVVFITDDAINVLDRTKSIKRLGMLLIENIISKQLLELDASINLERLEKHYLKVDENESKQIQNIYKEFIKTNKIAKIKFLDNT; encoded by the coding sequence ATGGCTCAAAACTGTTGTACTATTTTTACTTCAAAACTTTGTGAAACAAAAAGAAAAAACCTTGAAGAGAATATCATCACCAAAAATAACAATGAACTTCATATCACCTTTTGTGAGGGTGATACTTTGGAAAAATTTGAAGAGGATTTAAATACGCTTACGGGAAACTCTTTTTTATATTTTCTAAAAAAAAGAGTTTCTAGTACTTTTATTTCTGTAATTTCTGTTGTGGTTATTATGTTTGCTTTAATTTCTGCTTCTATATATGAAGATTTATTAAAAAAGATAATCTTTGAGTTACCTTTTGAATGGGAGCTTACAGATACTATATCTTTTGTTTTCGTGGTGATTTTTTTCTTAGGTTTGATGATGATGCCTTCTATTTTAGATGGTGAGGGAAGTGAGTTTAAAAATATCTTGGCTTCTTGGTTTAATAAAGACATAAAAAAACTAAAAAGACTAAGACTTGCTTTTTCTCAGTTTGATAAAAAAACTCCAATTCATATTTATAATATGGATTTAGCTGACAAAAACCATTGGGTATTTAGACTTCTACTTAAAATTTTAACAAAGAGATTTTCAAACTTAAATTTGTATATTAGAAATGATCAAATAAAAAGCATCGAAAAAAGATTAAAGTCTTTAGATATTTTAAATATGGAAGTTATTAAAAGTAAAGCAAAAGAAGATACTTGTGATATTGATTTTCTTTTATCTTCAAAAGAGCAAAAACTCTATTCACTTATGCAGTTAAGCTCAACAAACATAATAAAAAGAAAAGATAAAAAAATCTTTGTATCTTTAGAACTTTTTGAATATTGCGGTAGGAACTTTTTTGAAAATGAGAAAAGTAGTTCAACTCAACTAATTTCTGGCTTTCAAAACTTTGTAAATAGAAGCTTTGATGATTTTAGATTTGTAGCTCAAGAAAAATCTATGCAGATTTATTTTACATCACAAGCAAATATAAAAGAGCTTGAAGATGAGCAAAGAAGACTCTCTTATTATCTTAGAAATCATATAGAAGAGTGTGTTGAGTATTTTGATAATCCAATTTCACTACTTATTTTATACTACTATGTAAGAGATGTGGTTTTAGATGAAAAAAGAACTATTGCTATTTTAGAGAAGTTTATTTTATCAGTTTATAAAAAACAACAGTACGAGCTAATCGATGAGTTTTGGTTTCAAATAGCAGGGCAAATGTTTGATCCTTTAGATATAAACTCTTTTGAAATGTCAAGTAATTCTTATTATAGAAAGCTTTCTATTGAGTCTTTAAATAAACTAATTTTCCTATTTGAAAGAAATGGTCATTTTGAACAAGCCTTGCTTTTAGCAAAATATTTATATGAAATAAATCCAAATAAATACTCTGTATCTATTTGCTCACTATATGAAAGAACAGGGCAGTTTGATAAAGCTTATAATTCATTACCAAAAAGCTTAAATGTAGGAAAAAATAAAAAGCCAAGTGATATAGAAGTACGATACTTTCAAAGAAAAGCTTGGATAGTAGTAAGTCAAAGAAAAGATGAAATAAAACAAGAAGGTTTAGACTCATTGCAGAGTTTACATGAACTGATATTTTCTCACAATGATGACAATGAACCTTTATGGTTATGGCATTATTATAATATAAAAGCAAATTATGCTGAGTGGAACGAAGACTATGAAGGCGCTATTAGTAACTATAAAAAATGTTTATCAATTCCAGCTTTAGGAGCTTTTGAATATGGTGCTACTTTTGTAAACATGGCAATAGCATATAGGTTTATGTATCTAACAAATGATAAACAAAACTTTGATAATATAAATAAGTCTATTGAACTTGGAAAACTTGGAGTATTGCTTAAAGAGTCAGTTGGTGATAGGGATGAAATGCCTGTAGTTCTTCATAATCAAGCCTTAAATGTTTTATATAAAATGATTTACAGTGATATTGATAAAAAGGTTTTAGAAGAAGTAGTTTTCATAACTGATGATGCAATAAATGTTTTAGATAGAACAAAATCTATAAAAAGACTTGGAATGCTTTTAATTGAAAATATTATTTCAAAACAGCTTTTAGAATTGGATGCTTCAATTAATCTTGAAAGATTAGAAAAGCACTATTTAAAAGTTGATGAAAATGAGTCTAAACAGATACAAAACATATACAAAGAGTTTATTAAAACCAATAAAATAGCAAAAATTAAATTTTTAGATAACACATAA
- the ovoA gene encoding 5-histidylcysteine sulfoxide synthase: MDYIRNTIDLTQGSIEEKREEIKNYFLQTYELDEKLFDLLKDEKNIYEQPNRLRHPLIFYYGHTATFFVNKLVLANILQNRVNKEYESIFAIGVDEMSWDDLEKKHYTWPTLEETKAYRDKVKQIVLDLIDTIEFTMPINWESPMWIIMMGIEHENIHIETSSVLLRELKIKYMSDDELFEYKNEESHDYPTNELVEVKGGEVVLEKDRQNPVYYGWDNEFSFHKANIKDFKASKYLVSNGEFLEFVKEGGYNKPELFSEEGKEWLDFSQAKHPTFWVKKEGRYYLREINRVIPLPLNYPVDVNVYEAEAFCKYLSNKLGYEVRLPSEDEYYRLYDYTNAGQKKANIGLKQFNQSPVDKYKFDEFYDVVGNVWQWSITPTYPFDDFITHPIYDDFTTPTFDDRHALMKGGSFISLGNETLKSARYAFRKHFFQHAGFRYVQSDNECRTKLNDNVYETDDLISQYCEFHYGAENFGVKNFPKNSVDLLKPYLDGVDTKKAMDLGSSVGRSTFELAKTFDEVLGIDFSANFINVGVKLKKYDSLVFKVKTEGELFDEKTVSLKDFDLEDTKDKVTFMQGDACNLKDLYTGYDLIFCSNLIDRLYYPQKFLDDVPNRVNQNGLLVLLSPYTWLEDYTPKKNWLGGYIKDNKEVKTLDTLKENLEDRYELLDTIDVPFVIKETNRKYQHTVSQMSIWKKR; encoded by the coding sequence ATGGATTATATAAGGAATACTATTGATTTAACCCAAGGTTCTATTGAAGAAAAAAGAGAAGAGATAAAAAACTATTTTCTTCAAACATATGAACTAGATGAGAAGTTGTTTGACCTACTAAAAGATGAAAAAAATATTTACGAACAACCAAATAGACTTAGACATCCATTAATTTTCTATTATGGACACACTGCTACATTTTTTGTAAATAAACTAGTACTTGCAAATATTTTACAAAATAGAGTAAATAAAGAGTATGAATCTATCTTCGCTATTGGTGTTGATGAGATGTCATGGGATGACTTAGAAAAAAAACACTACACATGGCCAACATTAGAAGAAACAAAAGCATATAGAGATAAAGTAAAACAAATAGTTTTAGATTTAATAGATACTATTGAGTTTACAATGCCTATAAATTGGGAATCTCCTATGTGGATTATTATGATGGGAATTGAACATGAAAATATCCATATTGAAACTTCATCTGTACTTTTAAGAGAACTTAAAATCAAATACATGAGTGATGATGAACTTTTTGAATACAAAAATGAAGAAAGCCATGACTATCCTACAAATGAACTAGTTGAAGTAAAAGGTGGAGAAGTTGTACTTGAAAAAGATAGACAAAACCCTGTTTACTATGGATGGGATAATGAGTTTTCATTCCATAAAGCTAATATCAAAGACTTCAAGGCTTCAAAATACTTAGTATCAAATGGTGAGTTTTTAGAGTTTGTAAAAGAGGGTGGATATAATAAACCTGAACTATTTAGTGAAGAAGGAAAAGAGTGGTTAGACTTCTCACAAGCAAAACATCCTACTTTTTGGGTAAAAAAAGAAGGAAGATACTATCTTAGAGAGATAAACAGAGTAATACCTTTACCTTTAAACTATCCAGTTGATGTAAATGTTTATGAAGCAGAAGCTTTCTGTAAATACCTAAGTAATAAACTTGGATATGAAGTAAGGCTTCCAAGCGAAGATGAATACTACAGACTTTATGACTACACAAATGCAGGGCAAAAAAAAGCAAATATTGGACTTAAGCAGTTTAATCAATCTCCTGTGGATAAGTATAAGTTTGATGAGTTTTATGATGTGGTTGGTAATGTATGGCAGTGGAGTATAACTCCTACATATCCATTTGATGATTTTATAACACATCCTATTTATGATGATTTTACGACACCAACTTTTGATGATAGACATGCACTTATGAAAGGTGGTTCTTTTATCTCACTTGGAAATGAAACTCTAAAGAGTGCAAGATATGCTTTTAGAAAGCACTTCTTCCAGCATGCAGGGTTTAGATATGTACAATCAGACAATGAATGTAGAACAAAACTAAATGACAATGTATATGAAACAGATGATTTAATCTCTCAATATTGTGAGTTCCACTATGGTGCTGAGAACTTCGGAGTTAAAAACTTCCCTAAAAACTCTGTGGATTTATTAAAACCTTATTTAGATGGTGTAGATACTAAAAAAGCTATGGATTTAGGTTCTAGTGTAGGTAGAAGTACTTTTGAGTTAGCAAAAACTTTTGATGAGGTTTTAGGTATTGACTTTAGTGCAAACTTTATCAATGTAGGTGTAAAACTTAAAAAATATGACTCTCTTGTGTTTAAAGTAAAAACAGAGGGTGAGCTTTTTGATGAAAAAACAGTATCTTTAAAAGACTTTGATTTAGAAGATACAAAAGACAAAGTTACATTTATGCAAGGTGATGCTTGTAATCTAAAAGACCTATATACAGGATATGATTTAATCTTCTGTTCAAACCTAATAGATAGACTATACTATCCTCAAAAGTTCTTAGATGATGTACCAAATAGAGTAAATCAAAACGGACTTTTAGTACTGCTTTCACCATACACATGGCTAGAAGATTATACACCAAAGAAAAACTGGCTTGGTGGATATATCAAAGATAACAAAGAAGTAAAAACACTTGATACTCTAAAAGAAAACCTAGAAGATAGGTATGAACTACTTGATACTATAGATGTACCTTTTGTGATAAAAGAAACAAATAGAAAATACCAACATACAGTATCTCAAATGAGTATTTGGAAGAAAAGATAG